One window of the Streptomyces asoensis genome contains the following:
- a CDS encoding HEAT repeat domain-containing protein yields MGSAELVAAVRRGDVEAVHELLDGGEDPNARDPADGVPLLCVAVAAYDEPVAEELIRAGADALRSPDGAPGGDPGLPGGDSALTRAVDGGCSWMAARLLPELVRLDADARADLLARARYWAEADIETELRRRTGLAGPVERGTVRVESWSSEHERHSLGGQTVWDGHLGVLTMLEERFRIRTSFDELLARALTRPDREHNVWSDSVVLLAGRRDEETWAAAQALSAHPDRLRRLFAADVLRCLVIGFGSLFARPSAEVDKPAPAVFLPWALEEPDPEVLALVLSGLSEEGDSDGNGEIIEPVGLSYAGHPDPRVRLEVPDTLRPEAACARVQREKLDVLYALARDADPRVRERAVHWLAHCPAEAPGVTDVLAGLLDDELRDTRVHAAYGLAQRDDPRCVAAERGLRPLDADGWPDSGLVRAIWRYEENHPEVSEPRLSGPSVSGPRASEPELSESDPSE; encoded by the coding sequence ATGGGGTCGGCGGAACTGGTCGCGGCCGTTCGGCGGGGGGACGTCGAAGCCGTTCATGAACTGCTGGACGGCGGGGAGGATCCGAACGCCCGCGACCCGGCCGACGGCGTTCCCCTGCTCTGCGTGGCCGTGGCGGCCTACGACGAACCGGTCGCCGAGGAGCTGATCAGGGCCGGCGCCGACGCGTTGCGTTCGCCGGACGGGGCCCCGGGAGGGGATCCCGGGCTGCCCGGCGGCGACAGCGCGCTGACCCGGGCGGTGGACGGCGGCTGCTCCTGGATGGCCGCCCGGCTGCTGCCCGAACTCGTCCGCCTCGACGCCGACGCGCGGGCCGACCTGCTGGCACGCGCGCGGTACTGGGCCGAGGCGGACATCGAGACCGAGCTGCGGCGCAGGACCGGACTGGCCGGGCCGGTCGAGCGGGGCACGGTGCGGGTCGAATCCTGGTCCTCCGAGCACGAGCGCCACTCGCTCGGCGGGCAGACCGTGTGGGACGGTCACCTGGGCGTCCTCACCATGCTGGAGGAGCGCTTCCGGATCCGTACGTCGTTCGACGAGCTGCTCGCGCGGGCGCTCACCCGCCCGGACCGGGAGCACAACGTCTGGTCCGATTCCGTCGTCCTCCTCGCCGGCCGGCGGGACGAGGAGACCTGGGCCGCCGCCCAGGCGCTGAGCGCGCATCCCGACCGGCTGCGCCGCCTCTTCGCCGCGGATGTGCTGCGGTGCCTCGTCATCGGGTTCGGCAGCCTGTTCGCGCGGCCGTCGGCCGAGGTCGACAAACCCGCGCCCGCGGTGTTCCTGCCCTGGGCCCTGGAGGAACCGGACCCCGAGGTGCTCGCCCTGGTGCTGTCCGGGCTGAGCGAGGAGGGCGACTCGGACGGGAACGGGGAGATCATCGAGCCCGTCGGTCTGTCGTACGCCGGTCATCCCGACCCGCGCGTACGCCTGGAGGTGCCCGACACCCTGAGACCGGAAGCCGCATGCGCGCGCGTGCAGCGCGAGAAGCTCGACGTCCTGTACGCGCTGGCGCGCGATGCCGACCCCAGGGTGCGCGAGCGCGCGGTCCACTGGCTGGCGCACTGCCCCGCGGAGGCGCCCGGCGTCACCGACGTGCTCGCCGGACTCCTCGACGACGAGCTGCGGGACACCCGGGTGCACGCCGCCTACGGGCTCGCGCAGCGCGATGACCCGCGCTGTGTGGCCGCCGAGCGCGGGCTGCGGCCCCTCGACGCCGACGGCTGGCCGGATTCCGGCCTTGTGCGGGCGATATGGCGCTACGAGGAGAACCACCCGGAGGTCTCCGAGCCGAGGCTTTCCGGACCGAGTGTCTCCGGACCGAGGGCCTCCGAGCCGGAGCTTTCCGAGTCGGATCCTTCCGAGTAG
- a CDS encoding 4-(cytidine 5'-diphospho)-2-C-methyl-D-erythritol kinase, whose product MSVTVRVPAKVNVQLAVGAARADGFHDLANVFLAVGLYDEVTVTPADGLRVTCEGPDAGQVPLDRTNLAARAAIALAERYGRTPDVHLHIAKDIPVAGGMAGGSADGAGALLACDALWGTGATRDELLEICAELGSDVPFSLVGGAALGTGRGEKLTALEVGGTFHWVFAMAERGLSTPSVFREFDRLAQGRDIPEPVASRHLLDALAEGDPDALAATVSNDLQPAALSLFPELADTLAAGHAAGALATLVSGSGPTTAFLARDTAAAAKIAEALRTSGTCRSVRVAAGPAPGATVVGDRP is encoded by the coding sequence GTGAGCGTCACCGTGCGGGTGCCCGCCAAGGTCAACGTGCAGCTCGCGGTGGGCGCCGCCCGCGCGGACGGCTTCCACGACCTGGCGAACGTCTTCCTCGCGGTCGGTCTGTACGACGAGGTCACGGTGACCCCGGCCGACGGACTCCGCGTCACCTGCGAGGGCCCGGACGCCGGCCAGGTCCCCCTGGACCGTACGAACCTGGCGGCACGGGCCGCGATCGCGCTGGCCGAGCGGTACGGCCGTACGCCCGACGTGCACCTCCACATCGCCAAGGACATCCCCGTCGCCGGGGGCATGGCGGGCGGCAGCGCGGACGGCGCGGGCGCGCTGCTGGCCTGCGACGCGCTGTGGGGCACCGGCGCCACCCGTGACGAACTCCTCGAGATCTGCGCCGAGTTGGGCAGCGATGTGCCGTTCAGCCTGGTCGGCGGGGCGGCCCTCGGCACCGGGCGCGGCGAGAAGCTGACGGCGCTGGAGGTCGGCGGCACGTTCCACTGGGTGTTCGCGATGGCCGAACGGGGGCTGTCGACACCGTCGGTGTTCCGGGAGTTCGACCGGCTGGCGCAGGGCCGGGACATCCCCGAACCGGTGGCCTCCCGGCACCTCCTCGACGCCCTGGCCGAGGGTGACCCCGACGCTCTCGCGGCCACCGTCTCCAACGACCTCCAGCCGGCCGCGCTGTCGCTCTTCCCCGAACTCGCCGACACCCTCGCCGCGGGCCACGCGGCCGGTGCCCTCGCCACCCTCGTCTCGGGCTCGGGCCCGACCACCGCCTTCCTCGCCCGGGACACCGCCGCCGCGGCGAAGATCGCGGAGGCGCTGCGCACGTCGGGCACCTGCCGGAGCGTGCGGGTGGCGGCGGGACCGGCACCGGGCGCGACGGTGGTCGGGGACCGGCCGTGA
- a CDS encoding ABC-F family ATP-binding cassette domain-containing protein, with protein MAVNLVNVENVSKVYGTRTLLDGISLGVSEGDRIGVVGRNGDGKTTLIRMLAKLEETDSGRVTHSGGVRLGVLTQHDSLDSAATVRHEVIRDMADHEWAGNAKVRDVLTGLFGGLDLPGFPQGLDTVIGPLSGGERRRIALAKLLIEEQDLIVLDEPTNHLDVEGISWLARHLRERRSALVCVTHDRWFLDQVCTRMWDVQRGDVHEYEGGYSDYVFARAERERIAATEEVKRQNLVRKELAWLRRGAPARTSKPRFRVEAANELIKDVPPPRDSSELMKFASSRLGRTVFDLEDVTVQAGPKVLLKHITWHLGPGDRIGLVGVNGAGKTSLLRALAEAARTGGEVQPVAGRVVVGKTVKLAYLSQEVGELDPGLRVLEAVQQVRERVDLGKGRELTAGQLCETFGFNKDKQWTPVGDLSGGERRRLQILRLLMDEPNVLFLDEPTNDLDIETLTQLEDLLDGWPGSMIVISHDRFFVERTTDRVFALLGDAALRMLPRGIDEYIERRQRMEETAAASAPAAVAKPATEKSAADQRAAKKELQKIERQLDKVSEKESKLHARIADNATDFGKVAELDAELRELVGEREELELRWLELAEDA; from the coding sequence ATGGCCGTCAATCTGGTCAATGTCGAGAACGTCAGCAAGGTGTACGGAACCCGTACCCTCCTCGACGGCATCTCGCTCGGCGTGTCCGAAGGGGACCGGATCGGCGTCGTCGGCCGCAACGGCGACGGGAAGACCACGCTGATCCGCATGCTCGCCAAGCTGGAGGAGACGGACTCCGGCCGGGTCACGCACTCCGGCGGGGTACGCCTGGGCGTACTCACCCAGCACGACTCGCTCGACTCGGCCGCGACCGTCCGGCACGAGGTCATCCGGGACATGGCCGACCACGAGTGGGCCGGCAACGCCAAGGTCAGGGACGTGCTCACCGGGCTCTTCGGCGGGCTCGACCTGCCCGGGTTCCCGCAGGGCCTGGACACCGTCATCGGTCCGCTCTCCGGCGGTGAGCGCCGTCGGATCGCGCTCGCCAAGCTGCTGATCGAGGAGCAGGACCTGATCGTCCTGGACGAGCCGACCAACCACCTCGACGTCGAGGGCATCTCCTGGCTGGCCCGGCATCTGCGCGAGCGCCGCTCCGCGCTCGTCTGCGTCACCCACGACCGCTGGTTCCTCGACCAGGTCTGCACCCGCATGTGGGACGTGCAGCGCGGCGACGTCCACGAGTACGAGGGCGGCTACTCCGACTACGTCTTCGCGCGCGCGGAGCGTGAGCGCATCGCCGCGACCGAGGAGGTCAAGCGGCAGAACCTGGTCCGCAAGGAGCTCGCCTGGCTGCGCCGCGGCGCGCCCGCGCGGACGTCCAAGCCGCGGTTCCGCGTCGAGGCGGCCAACGAGCTCATCAAGGACGTGCCGCCGCCCCGCGACAGCAGCGAGCTGATGAAGTTCGCGTCCTCACGCCTCGGCAGGACGGTCTTCGACCTCGAGGACGTCACCGTCCAGGCCGGTCCCAAGGTGCTGCTCAAGCACATCACCTGGCACCTCGGTCCCGGTGACCGCATCGGCCTGGTCGGCGTCAACGGCGCCGGCAAGACCTCGCTGCTGCGGGCCCTGGCCGAGGCCGCCCGCACCGGCGGCGAGGTGCAGCCGGTGGCCGGCCGTGTCGTCGTCGGCAAGACCGTCAAGCTCGCCTATCTCTCCCAGGAGGTCGGCGAGCTCGACCCCGGTCTGCGGGTCCTGGAGGCCGTCCAGCAGGTGCGTGAGCGCGTCGACCTGGGCAAGGGGCGCGAACTGACCGCGGGGCAGCTGTGCGAGACGTTCGGCTTCAACAAGGACAAGCAGTGGACGCCGGTCGGGGACCTGTCGGGCGGTGAGCGCCGCCGCCTCCAGATCCTGCGCCTCCTCATGGACGAGCCCAACGTCCTCTTCCTCGACGAGCCCACCAACGACCTCGACATCGAGACCCTCACCCAGCTCGAGGACCTCCTCGACGGCTGGCCGGGCTCGATGATCGTCATCTCCCACGACCGCTTCTTCGTCGAGCGGACCACGGACCGGGTCTTCGCCCTCCTCGGCGACGCCGCCCTGCGGATGCTCCCGCGCGGCATCGACGAGTACATCGAGCGCCGGCAGCGCATGGAGGAGACCGCGGCCGCCTCGGCTCCGGCGGCCGTCGCGAAGCCCGCGACCGAGAAGAGCGCCGCCGACCAGCGCGCCGCCAAGAAGGAACTCCAGAAGATCGAGCGGCAGTTGGACAAGGTCTCCGAGAAGGAGTCCAAGCTGCACGCCCGGATCGCGGACAACGCCACCGACTTCGGGAAGGTCGCCGAACTCGACGCCGAGCTGCGGGAATTGGTGGGCGAGCGCGAGGAACTGGAACTGCGGTGGCTGGAACTCGCCGAGGACGCGTGA
- the rsmA gene encoding 16S rRNA (adenine(1518)-N(6)/adenine(1519)-N(6))-dimethyltransferase RsmA — protein MSTSPAPDALLGPADIRELAAVLGVRPTKQRGQNFVIDANTVRRIVRTAEVRPDDVVVEVGPGLGSLTLALLETADRVTAVEIDDVLAGALPATIAARMPERAERFALVHSDAMRVTELPGPAPTALVANLPYNVAVPVLLHMLETFPSIERTLVMVQSEVADRLAAGPGSKVYGVPSVKANWYAEVKRAGAIGRKVFWPAPNVDSGLVSLVRRTEPIKTTASRREVFAVVDAAFAQRRKTLRAALAGWAGSAARAEEALVAAGVSPQARGEALTVEEFARIAEAAPDRETPAEPPASVESPASLESPASLESPQQKDSE, from the coding sequence GTGAGTACCAGCCCCGCCCCCGACGCCCTCCTGGGCCCCGCCGACATCCGTGAGCTGGCGGCGGTCCTCGGCGTGCGGCCCACCAAGCAGCGCGGCCAGAACTTCGTGATCGACGCGAACACGGTCCGCCGTATCGTCCGTACCGCGGAGGTCCGGCCCGACGACGTGGTCGTCGAGGTCGGCCCGGGGCTCGGCTCCCTCACCCTGGCGCTGCTGGAGACCGCCGACCGGGTCACGGCCGTCGAGATCGACGACGTCCTGGCCGGCGCGCTGCCCGCGACGATCGCGGCGCGCATGCCGGAGCGCGCCGAGCGGTTCGCGCTGGTGCACTCCGACGCGATGCGGGTGACCGAACTGCCCGGCCCCGCCCCGACCGCGCTGGTCGCGAACCTGCCGTACAACGTGGCCGTGCCCGTGCTGCTGCACATGCTGGAGACCTTCCCGAGCATCGAGCGCACCCTCGTCATGGTCCAGTCGGAGGTCGCCGACCGGCTCGCCGCCGGGCCCGGCTCGAAGGTGTACGGCGTGCCGTCGGTCAAGGCCAACTGGTACGCCGAGGTCAAGCGGGCCGGCGCCATCGGGCGCAAGGTCTTCTGGCCCGCGCCGAACGTGGACAGCGGGCTGGTGTCGCTGGTGCGGCGGACCGAGCCGATCAAGACCACGGCGTCGCGGCGCGAGGTCTTCGCCGTCGTCGACGCGGCGTTCGCCCAGCGCCGCAAGACCCTGCGGGCCGCGCTCGCCGGATGGGCGGGGTCCGCGGCCCGTGCGGAGGAGGCCCTCGTGGCGGCCGGCGTCTCGCCGCAGGCGCGCGGCGAGGCCCTCACGGTCGAGGAGTTCGCCCGCATCGCCGAGGCCGCGCCGGACCGGGAGACGCCCGCCGAACCGCCGGCGTCCGTCGAGTCCCCGGCGTCCCTCGAGTCCCCGGCGTCCCTCGAATCCCCGCAGCAGAAGGACTCCGAGTGA